AAGTTCTGCATTAAGGGTTTAGTTGTGTATTTCAGGCAAAGTTTACAGACATTTGCCTGTCCAATCAAGATAATGAAGGGGCGACTGCTTTACACTTTGCTGCTAGTGGAGGATACCATCAGATCTTGGATTGCCTGTTACAGATGGGATCAAAGGTCAAGAAAGATTACTGGGGTGGAACTCCTTTGCATGATGCAGCAGAAAATGGAGAAATAGAGGTAATTCCAAATTAGGGTGTAAGTACCATGTGTTGTGTCACTATTAGAAGTATTGACATGAATATGATTCTGTATACACAATTTTCCAGTGTTGTCGAATCCTTCTGAGTCACAAAATAAGCCCAAAAGAGAGGGATGTAGATGGATTCACTGCTGCAGACCTGGCTGAATACAACGGCCACTTTGAATGTGCCAGATATCTTCGCTCTATGGAGAGAAATGTAAGATTTTCTATTTGTATGCACATGCTAAATGGAATCAATCTTTATATACAGCCAAGCCTGAAATTATTCATACCCCTGCCAAATTCTGATTTAAAGTTACTTTCATTAAACCAGTAAGTTTTTTTGGGACCAGTAAGGACACAGGGTTCCCCCAAAAGATAATAAGACGATGTATATGAGGCATCATTGTTGAAAAAATTATTACTCatcttttatttacatttgaaaAAAGTGGCATGTCCAAAACAATTTATACCCTTCTCATTAATCAATAGAAATGCCTTTATTGGCAATCAAACACTTCCTATAATTGCTGACCAGCTTTTTGCATGTCTCCATTGGTAATTTGGCCATTCATCTTAAGCGATGATCTCCAACTCTTTTAAGTTGGAGGGTCTCCTTGCCATCACCCTGATCTTTAGCTCCCTGCACAGAGTCTAAATTGGATTTAAGTCAAGACTCTGACTGGGCCACTGCAAAACGTTAATGTGTTTGTCTGCTAACCATTTCTTCACCAATTTTGCTGTGTGTTATGGGTCGTTGTCGTGCTGAAATGTCCACTGGTGCCCAAGGCCAAGTTTTCCTGCAGACTGCCTGATGTTGTTGTTAAGAATTTTGATGTATTGCTTCTTTTTCATGGTGCCATTTACTGTGATTAGGTTCCCTGATCCATCAGctgaaaaacacccccaaaacTTTAGGTTCCCACCACCATATTTGACAGTGGGGATGGTGTTCTTAGGGTTGAAGGCTTCTCCTTTTTTATGCCTAATGAAGGCCACATCATTATTGCTGAACAATTCAATTTATGTTTTATCTGACTATAAAACAGTAGACCAGAAGTCTTCTTCTTTGTCCAGATGAGCATTTGTAAAGGCCAAGGGGGCTTTTGTGTGCCTTATCTGGAGAAGTGGTGTCCTCCATAGTCTGCGTCCATGGAACCCAGCAGTTTGCTGTGTCCATTGTACTGTCTGCCTTGAGATGTTGCCATCATCAGAGCCCAGATTCATCAGGATGGCCTTGGTGGTGATCCTTGGATTCTTTTTTTACCTCTCTCACTATCCTCCTGGCCAGCACATGTGTCACTTTTGGCTTCCAACATTGTTCTCTGAGATTTTTCACAGTGCGGAACGtcttgtattttttaataatacttTGCACTGTAGCTAATGGAACTTCATTACAATTATATATGGTCTTATAGCCCTTTCCTGACTTGTAAGCAGCCACAATGTGCAGCCACAGTTCCTCAGTGAGCTCCTTTGTCATGATTGTCCACAAACCAACAGCAGATATcttctgtttttctttattgttGATTAAAACGGTTGTTCCCACGAATTAGGGTAATTAGGATGCTTGGACTATCTGGAATGCTATAGAACTTTGGATTATACCATAGACTGTGACAGGTAGCCAAGGGTatgaataattttattttggcCACTTTTTgttcaaatgtaaataaaagatGAGTAATTTTTTTTCCCCACAATGATGCCTCTTGAACATCATCTTCTTATCTTTTGGAAGAGGCCTGCGTCCTTTCCGGTCAAAAAGAAACTTGCTGGTTGAATAAAAGTAACATTAAGTCAGAATTTGCTAGGGGTATGAATAATTTTGGTCTTGACTGTATATAAATATGCTTAATCCTgccctcaggccattcagaaatactagTTTTTAGGCAAAATCCATTAGGAGTCTGAAAAAATGCTAACACACTTAGCTTCATGTAGTccttaataataatatatttgccTATAAAATTTTAAAGCAAAAGCTCCCATTCCAAGATTTCCTTAACAGTTTAAATTGCAAAACTTTCAAGATATACAAGTTTGTATTATATCTGGGTCATTTACAGTACTCTTTAAAATTACGAAATGTGAATTCATGTGTTTATTGGCTTTGACTATCATGCCCAGTACCATAACAGCAAAAACATCAGAAATAGTTTATGAGTCATATAGTGCTTCACTATAGTGCTAGAAGAGGCTTTCATGTGCAGTTCATAGAATGATCTCAGTGACCTCAAAGAACGCCTCTAAGCCTTTTTGTTTCGTGTGGTAAATAAGATGCTGCTCAATTTGagtcataaatattttaaggGTGAACTTGGGTAGTGGAGTTGGGTAGGGCCGAACAACTAAACCACATAGAAAAAATACTTTGATTCTACATTATTTAGAGCACAAAGCGGATGGATCAGTCTATGGGGAATTCTGCGGGTTGggtgatttactgtatttcaCAACTATGAATCCTTTCTTTAGGTTTTGAAGCTGTTCCTCATACTGTAGGTGTTCACATGTCAATGAGCAGTTGAAATAGCAGCTGTTTTTGCTGTTTACATTTCTTGAATTTCTTCCAACATacttaaaacacatttaacaaaCAAATCTTAAATGCGTGATCTAAAATCCATATGAACAGGTTTTGGAGAAGCAGAATATTAATTTTCTTTATGTAAACATTAAGGAATCTTGTATAGCGATGCACCATAAATCTGTGCAGACCTCTATGGACTTCGTTGGTTACTCAGCTGTTAAATTGTAAGCATACCACTGACATATAGTACTTACTGTAAAGGTTAATTGCAGTTTATTTCCATGAAAGGTTTCAAAGCTGAACCTGCAATAACTCCTtttagttatacattttatagcTAATATACTGTATTAGATATTTTTCAAATTTGTATGTCGGAATGGAATCATACAGcacatttttattgtaaatgtgCATTATAATATGATTATGAAAAcattaaaaccttttaaagCCATATCAACAGGTTAAAGTGTCTAAAGTTTAAGcctaataaaattaaataaatacggtTTATACAACTTTAAGTACCCAATCTGAGATTTCACAAAAACCCTTTTGGTTGAATGAATTACACTCTTCATTCACCCTAGTTAAACTTTTCCATAGATCTAATCCAGTAATAGAAGCTGCTTGTCATTATAGgtataaataaattaacaatctaTTGATTCTAAATTGATGTGAGAGCCTCAGGGTGCCACTAGATGTCAAAAATAAGCTGACCTGTCTCAACAATAGATTTAATTAGAGAAGGAAGGCAGGTAAAGCATCAGATCCTGCAGTTTGCATTCTCTCTGCGAGCTGGTGATGTATCAGTTACCTTCTCACCAGCAGCCTAGCTCAGGTAGAGGGCCGGGGGCTGAGCTGGTTATGGGATCCACAGGGTTTGGTTTCAGGGTTTTTACCATTCTAATGTGTGGAAACAGATATTTGATCTATCAAATCAGTTAGAGAACAGGATGTTTGTTGGCTTAAAACGAGCATCTGATTGTTTATCTTTGTTCCTTTAACCTTATTTCCATTGTAACCAAGGTTAACACATCTGTTCCTATGCCAGTATTTTAATACTGGCTTTGGATAGTTTAAAGATAGAAagtttgttaaatattttagtTATTGTTTAgttcaaaaaatgaaaattaattatgttgccttgcataaatgtatgtttctgctaaatagtatattaataaataatataatattataagaACGAAtggaaataaaatatgaatggCTACTTATTAGAGCTTTGAATGAACACTTTTTAGAGTGTGTACGCGACATGCACCTTGACACAGGCAGACTTTTCTGCTCTTCCGTTGCAAATGACAATGTGTGgttaaaaaatctaaactttaCTTTGAAGTCATTGCATGTCCCCCTATATCCAGTGGAAATTACGCCCCTGCATTAGTTTATTAGTACCTCATAGGTACAAATCTACCCATACCTGTACCCAAACGGTATATATAAAGActttttaatgggtaccgtcccAGTAACCGCCTCTGAACATTTTATTATGAGTCTagggggctgtttacacttggtattaagatgtgttttcatcgatcggatcacaagtggaccagacagacacatcatgtttatacctggtatttaaatccgtctcttttgtccactttcaaccacttctgtcctgaatatGAGGGGATGGTTTGTCGAGACGGGGGGCGagtctctccgctgtcatttaaacgTGAGCGGGAGTAATcatgagtttatatggatgcAAACGAATAATATGTCGGAGGCTGCTGCCTTTgtagtaagtaaacatgctgcacagtgttttgtacatgtatatgtaagagctttcttggaattttcagcacaattgatgaaataggatcgcgcaactttcacacgcttgcaaaatttGCATTTGATTTGaatgaaaaagcattttaatagaTTTTAACGTTTAATAATTCTCCGTCCATCTCCGAGATTACAACTCCGCCACTTCCGGCCTCAGACTGTCAGGCTGGGGCTGTCAGTCTCAGACTGTCAGGCCATGACGTATGGTTCTGCGCGTCTGCAGTTGGTCCTATCTCAGATCGCCGAGTCCCAATTTGCATTTCCTTTGTAGTAATGtggctgtacaaatgttaactttattagtTCAACCAaagaaacatggttactacacttttactatagtaaaagcatggttcattttcatctGGGTATTTTTGAGTTATATACACAAGTATAAAATACGTTAAACaatagttatactataaactttaaatatttagactttaaaataagtagcttTCGTTACACACATTGCACATGAACGTCAGAACCAGACGCCTCACAAACAACCTGCGTTTGTTCTACGACGACATGTTTCACTCCTCCACTTGGTAGAAcacattgtaaaatgtattgtggaaaaaaaatgatgagaaaaaaagacgggaatagtaaataaaattatattagacataagttataagaatgaatgaaatattGCTAACAGTCATGGTGTGTGTAACTAGGCAACCACGTTTTCATTCACGTTGCATGACGTCATCGAAGTATGTCTCAGAACGTGCATACTCTtttgctacacactcaaaagtatgtaagttttcctcacaaaaacagtacatacttttaggtcgtagtataagtgggcgaattgggactcagcactggtgtttagtacctcagattagataaatgggcggagagaaggtggtcgcgtgtggctgttcgaacacattcaaccacatgtgcgtttacactacaaaagcaatctgaTCAAAAGGGGATTAGACTagctctgaatgtggttgaaagtggtccaAAGTGGACTAGCTTAAaagttttgaacaccgtttacacctggcattaacgtcgtccacttgtgatccgatcaatgAAAACGCaggttaatgccaagtgtaaacagcctctaaggCCCAAAATTTACTCAGATCCTGCTCTGGTCCCACCCCTTTTCCCTGTGATTGAACGACtaagtgaaaagtgacattgacaagcttagtttttgaaaatttttcaactctgggAGCTCATCACTGAGTGCGGAAAAAACTTCTGCAAAAATAAATCTAATTTATTTTTTCCACCAAGAAACAAAATTAAGTCAGATCACAGTAAAAGCAAATGACATGTTGTTTTAGTTCAGTTATTCagcaaaacactttattcaacAAAATACATACAGCAAAAATTGCCTTGCATAAATGTTTCTATTAAATAATGACCTATTTAAAACAGTGTAACAAGAATAATACAGTATTTGCTGTTGcttgttgctagggtgttacCAAAGTGTTGCAATGCTTTGCTATTCTAGATTTTTTAGCATGTTCCTATGCAGATGGTAGGGTTGTTAAATCAACCCATCCCCAAATTATATTTTCGTCCCTATATGCTTCGTTCACTTCTGCCAATATAAATCTCGGAGGTTTTGTTATCCACCAGGAGAAAAACTGAAAGTCAGATCAcgtataaaaagaaaaacaaactgcATGATTTAATTCATCTGCGCAGCACAAACGAAGCAGGATGGCTTGCAATACTTGCCAGAGTTCATTCTTTAGATCTAGAGGTTTGTTCAGATTCCTATGGACGATAATATTAGTGATGATTAAATCCATGTCATGATTGTGTGATGTTTAAAAGGCCAAACTACACAATTGAAGGCAATAGATATTCACACATCTATCTATGGTCACAGCAATTGGAAAAACTTCATTATGAATGTACTTAGCTGTTATCTCAGCATACTAAAGAAGACTCAAATCAGGAATAAAACATTTCACTGTACTTCAGCTTTAATTCCACCTCTGAGCACTGGGACAGGCCATCTCATTTCCTAACTGTGCCTGTAATGGATTGTTTGGGCCACTAGCCAGAGAGTTGCGTGCTAGGTATTTCCtcatgttttggtttcatcccAAAGAGGTCACCCTCCCTGAGCCCAAGCCACCGCTCACAGTGAGAGTGCCTGCTCTCTGTGACAGCTGCAATCAAATAAACAGATCAATGATcagatttattttacaacatATATCTATGCTTTTAGGAGGCCAGCTGCCTTAAATGCATCTCCTCTGGCTACCCATAGAATTTTAAGGTTTATTTTAGTACAGCAACAGAAATTGTGCTGCTTTGGGGAATGTTTTTAGAAATTGAATTAGTGAGAGAGGATCCTTGTGGGGTGTATAGCCCAGCTCTGTGATTTGTTTATTGCAGGAACTTTCAAGCATTATGAAAATGTGCTTGGGGAGTTGAGAAAGTTTAAACATACTCAGGGAGTCAGTATGGGGCCTTTATAGTAATGCAAAATCTAATCAGCCACTAGGGGGTGGTAAGGGAGCCTTTTTCTGTCCCGCTGAGATGAATCTCTAAAGGTGTTTCTCATCAAATGTTCAGTCATATCTGAAGAATGCTCTGATTGCTTTGAcctttaaatatgtaatattgAGAATAGAACCATTCAGAAGAGAATTTGCTATTACAAAAACCTTTTCTAGTGTTTAGCTGATACAAACAATCAATAccaatgaattttttttaatactatgcAAGATAATGAGCAAGTTGAGTTGCAAACTAATTCAAAGAAAATAACTGGACAAAAATTTAAAGCTGATAAGTTGAAGAAACTGGAAGTGAAGTCTGCTCAACCTGTAAATTTAATCTTTACTGAAGAATCGTCATCAGCCAGGAGTTCATGATTCCTCCTGCCTTTTGCTTAACAGCGAGTCTTAGCTTATTGTGTTTCAGCACCCAAATTTTACATTGGGCAtatcaaaaatgtttattatcattgAGTCATACATTCAAATTTGTTTGTctttaaaattcttaaaattaTTAACATCACTTCAGGACTATGTTTGATTGGATACCCCGCCTTTGACGTCATCAACAACAACATATGGGAAAcagtttctttgtttattttgctaTCTTAGCCATGCAATTTGTGTTTTAACATTTAcagcattgtttttatttgctgCCCATGACACCAAAGCAAACGTGCTGCCTGTTTAGAACCAGACCATGTATCtcatttttgtaaaatgtatatGCTGGAAAATGCTGGATAAGAAATGATTAACTTTAGTGCATTGTCACCTACTTTTCCAAGATTATAAATAATTAAGCATACAATGGAAAGGTTCTCCAACTACTTTGTGTACTTTCATGCTAAGATTTTGAAATGCTTCATCAATTGATTAGTGTTTATGTATGTAAGGTCACGTTCCCGATTTAGTGTGGTACCAGAGAGTGCATCTGTTTCTCTGTTTACTGTTTCTGATTTGACAGTCTTCCACTTTCCACCTCACTGCGCGTTTGTTTGCATGTGCCTATTGGTTTGTTCCTTCATTAGTGTCATTGCCGGTGGCTACCCAATCCACTGTGTGAATTATTAAGTGCATTCTCCTATCAGAGTTTATCGTTTATTGTCTATTGGGCCATAGGCAGTTGTTAGGATGGTGTGGATGAAGTCAGGCCATCTCTGTGTTTGGTGTTCAGATTCTGTGTCACTGTCAGTTGACACAGAGTGATCAGATAGTGTGTGCCTGGATACCAAGCAAAATTTCGCGGACGGTAGTTTGTAAGTAACTCTTGTGCTTTTTATGTAAAGCTAGTTCAGGGCTTGTATATCTTGTTTGTACACACAGTAGTTTGAACAGTATTGTACATAATTAATTTATCTTTTCTAAAAAGGAATGGCATAAATGCTATTTTAGAACCTGCATTATAACATAGAACCTGTTTGTAatatatatgatttaatattttacataattcataattaaatatatttaaattaaatgttttttgaagGTTTCTAACAAGGTTTGTCATGTAATATCatatattatacaacagttctttctggttctccaatctgattggctaagagctatgcgatattgtactgataacggcactgtaaccgcttcattTATcaccgtgatgatatagagctatatcacactcctactcgagcgatattgcttaattattgCAGTACAGTTTATTGTAATAGTGTACATTCACTGTTTCAGGACTTCAAAACTCTCGTTACGGACCTAATAGTATTAATCTAACATTGGCAAGCATCTTTATTGGGCTATTTATTGGCTattattgatattttttgtttaatctgTAAAGCATGCAGACTCAGTATTTAGTTCAGCTCAGGGTGGTTTATCTGTAGTACATTAGAcatgttttctgtattttccCTTTCTAACATAAACTTTACAGCACAGAAGATATATAGGTGAAAACACCTTTCAGTGTTTTAACAGAATCCTCTTAATTCAGGACCTGTCAAACATATTCATAAAGGGCTTAACCAGAGGTGTAAATGTATTGCTTACATATCAACAGAAATGTGTGGTCTTGAATTCCTCCAATGAGTGGAGAAATATGTGAAGGGTTGAAGCTTACTAAACTTTCTCAAAATCTTATAGGCCTGCGTATTTCTGCCATTTCTGGTCTTCttctgaaataattttaatttgtgtGCTAGAACATAACATTGAGAAATATTTCTCTTTCTGCTGTAGATTTTTCTATGTTCTTTCAGTGACCTACTGTATCACCTAAAGTTTTCTGTTGTACAAAAAACCTTGCttgcttttttataaaaaaaaacctcTCCAGAGCATTCATTGGCaattaaaaactgtaaataGCTCTAAACCGGTTTTTCCAAATATGACTTTTTGCTGGCATTAGTCTCATCATCGTCTGTGTGGCCTCTGAGTCAGAGTAAAGGATGGGAGGACTGCGTTGCTTCAGCATCCACTGCCTAAACTATAGAAGAGGATAGTTGATGGAAACCAAATGTGCCATGATGTCCGCTGGCTTTGATTTAACGTTCACACAGAGGCAGATGCATCCGGATCGTGAGTGAGGAATTAAACTGTTGCTAAAGGTCACCAAGAGAAGAGATTCCATTTTGCTAATGTAGTTTTACCCCATATACAGTACCCACATTACCCCTGCCAATGTTTATCTATTTATGAATTGCACAACTTCTGGGAAATTTTATTCCTGCTTTTGCCCAAGCCGTGTCACAGCGCATTTCAAGCTGTTTGGACTTCAAAGTACCGTGCGAGAGGAAATTGGGAGGACCACCTCGCAGAGACAAAGCAAAATAGCATGCTGCGGCGTATCAGTGTTCCCTTTGATActctgtgcgtgtgtgtggtTTAAAGAGGGCCCTTTGAGAGCCACATTTGATATGTATTCTGCATGGAGTCCATTAGGATAGTACAGTTTCATCAGTGGTGATTTAAATGTTTCCATATACTCTGCATTCTCCCTCTGGTAAAGTAGGATCAATACAACTATTTTGCCCCCACCCAAGCTTAGGCCCCTCTGACTGTAACTCTGACATATCACTGTGCAGAAAACAACACTGTACAAAAGAAAGGCCAATAACTGCTGCTGTTCAAGTGCATTATTGTGATTGTCAAATGGACTTCCAGAACAGCACTGACACCGAAACTTTACAACAAAGTTATCGATTTCTTCAGTTAATATGTCACGGTAGACGGCACGCTCACATCCTGCCTCCTTGTTACTCCAGTAACTTTTTAGAAATGACCTGAGACGCCATTGCTATTTCCCTCTTAACATTCTCTAATTATTAAAGCTGCGTGGACACAGGAGATCCTGAATCTTTGGTGTTGGTTTTTGTAACACATCTTGATTTACCTTCCTTGTTTACTTGTTTACTTTCCTTGGTTCATTGAACTCTTGCATAAATCAGTATCGCACTCACGAATTGCGCTGTTGGCCGTATTGTGTATCAGCATGATTACCTGCGGCACGCAGCCTGACAGCTGCGCTGATACATGCACAGCTGTGCTGATACATGGCCTTAACGCATTGCTACTCGTGTGATTTTGCTTTAATAATATACTCTTTATATTGCAGCTCAGCACAACTGCTCAGCCTCTGGAAGAAAACTGTACCATAGAGGAGGAGCTGAGAGAAAAAACAGCTGTGTCACGGCAACTAAGCTCAGATTATTACAGACAGATCACCAACATAGACAATAACATGGACAGTCTTAAGGTAAATCTCGTAAAGTCTTAGTCGTGCATACATTTATACCATATggttatgcaaaaaagcattacAGTGGCtctttttaaaaatgaagtGATCTGCCTCACTGCTTATTGTACTGCATATACGGTATGGTACGGCAAGGTAGTTTTCTTGCATGCCATATTGCCATTAAAATAGAGCTCACTTTATGATATTaattagttattattattattattattattattaatgaaagTAAATGTAATGCGCTGTAAGTGATTTGACAAATCTGACTGTCCTTCCATTTTCTTGAACCCCAACAGCATCCAGAGATAGAAGATTCACCTCAAGCCCATTACCCCAGCCCAAATCCTCCACCTTCCACCACTAACCCCCCGGTCACCTCGCCTCCATCCTCTGCGTCACATGGGAACACTTTTCAACATGTCCACATGGCCACCACGGGTGAGAAAGCCTTAAGGGAAGATGTAATACCCCAAGCAGCCTGTATGTTCCGCAATCCTGACAAACTTTTATGGGAACTGCTGTCATTATTGACTCATCCTTCCTTAATTTCACTTAATGACTTAATTCCACTTTTCTGAGTAATGGTAATCAGCCTATGTGAATATGATCAGATTATAATCAGAAACAGATGACAGTAACAAATAACGTTCTTGTTCTGATTGCAGTGGTGAAGAATCTTAACTCCAGTACGCCTGCGAGTAAGATACTACCAGAGAAAGGGAGACTGTTGATGGGTGATATGAAACTAGGAGATGTCAAATCTATTGCTAGCCTTAAGAAATCTGTACTGACAGCAGATTTGACCATTTCTGTTAGTAGAACCAACACAGACATTCTTTcgttaaaatgttatttatttactgaCTTTCATTTCTTTGCCTACATGACATAAACTGTAGCATGCATGTAaaagatatatttaatattagtgctgtttttatttaaactagCTACCAATGTATTATGCTATTGTCTTTTTTCAGAATAAAATGGTGGTGTTACCCACAGAGGAAGCCAATTTGTCTGATATAGATTACCTGGTACCCAACCATGATGGTCAGGGAAGACCTATAGCAGAGTGGAAGAGACAGGTGATGGTACGACAACTACAAACCAGGTTATTCGAACAGGAAACTCAACGCTTGAAGGTGCAATATATGAAATTAAATTGTGATATTGTAATTGAGAGCAATTTTCTTCATAGAAGCTTCAAATATTTCTCTTAAACAGGAAAATGGGAGTAGATTTGCAAAGGTGGATAGCTGGAGATACTCCCATGCTCACAACGCCATCCTGGGCCCATTTGGAGAACTTTTAACAGAAGATGACCTTATTTATCTGGAGAAACAAATTGAAAGCGTGTCGATGCAAAAACACTGCGAGGGCTATGAAATTGAACTTGCCCGTCTGGCTGAAGAACTTCGAAACATTCTTCCAGCACCCATAGTCAACATCACCGTCAACACCCAgtacagaaacccttctacacAGACTCCCTTGCCTGTTTGGTGTAACCGTATTTCAGGCATTGTGAAGAGTATGTCACTGCTTATGACCAACCTAACAGACCAGCCTTATTGCAAAATGCCGAACACTGAGCTTGTTAACGTCTTCTCTCAGGGTTCAGAGAGACAGGCTCCCAACAGAGGCAGGAGAGAAAAGATAGAAAGTGAGATTCACCAGTTTGGAGTCTCGGTGAGGAACCTAAAGTCCAACTTTGAGAATCAGAATGCTTCATCATTAGAGGACTTAGATGAGACAGAATCATTGTGTAAACCAGACCAAGAGCCGGTAGTAAATGCATTGGATGAAGCCCttaaaaatcaagttgaaaGACCTGAGGAGGACCAAAGTAATGTTTCTGATATAGACTATGGCGATATTAGCGATGTAATGGAAAGCACAAGCCTGCGTAAGGAACGCATTGTGGTTTTGTTCCTGGGTCACTGGAAGAAGTCAGCTTACACCGTAACTGTGAAAAATGCACAGAGGAAGAAAAGTGTTGATTCACTGGACATGCCTAGAAAACCCAAGTATGAACGCAAGACCAGCTTGCATATCCCTCAAAAGAGAACAATGGAGAATGGAAAGTTAGGCCATTTCTTTCAACAGAGAAGTGCTATCAAC
This genomic interval from Misgurnus anguillicaudatus chromosome 8, ASM2758022v2, whole genome shotgun sequence contains the following:
- the espnla gene encoding espin-like protein — encoded protein: MVLQKAITAAREGDLQFLRDLSKTGRLSIAIADAQGAGLLHHAARCGQLECLCFLVTKAGLPPNTRALNGATPVHDAAATGHTRELQWLVQVAGCNVKDQDSGGATPLHLAARFGRVEAVHWLLAHGDTSQVETKCGALPAHYAALKGDLTCLKLLIGQAPGCVNRQTNMGATPLYLACQEGNLHVVEYLIKDCGADVHLRAQDGMTSLHAAAHMGHHALVVWLAKFTDICLSNQDNEGATALHFAASGGYHQILDCLLQMGSKVKKDYWGGTPLHDAAENGEIECCRILLSHKISPKERDVDGFTAADLAEYNGHFECARYLRSMERNLSTTAQPLEENCTIEEELREKTAVSRQLSSDYYRQITNIDNNMDSLKHPEIEDSPQAHYPSPNPPPSTTNPPVTSPPSSASHGNTFQHVHMATTVVKNLNSSTPASKILPEKGRLLMGDMKLGDVKSIASLKKSVLTADLTISNKMVVLPTEEANLSDIDYLVPNHDGQGRPIAEWKRQVMVRQLQTRLFEQETQRLKENGSRFAKVDSWRYSHAHNAILGPFGELLTEDDLIYLEKQIESVSMQKHCEGYEIELARLAEELRNILPAPIVNITVNTQYRNPSTQTPLPVWCNRISGIVKSMSLLMTNLTDQPYCKMPNTELVNVFSQGSERQAPNRGRREKIESEIHQFGVSVRNLKSNFENQNASSLEDLDETESLCKPDQEPVVNALDEALKNQVERPEEDQSNVSDIDYGDISDVMESTSLRKERIVVLFLGHWKKSAYTVTVKNAQRKKSVDSLDMPRKPKYERKTSLHIPQKRTMENGKLGHFFQQRSAINKMIGNWRSMISFVPSRQIRRLNRQQAVYSPEQFLPRVDGSPVNYDTLTLDLFMLGYFHILELDLPSDERKMRHLLCFEVFDHVGRFTWETVRDFHKAVIQDIEAGNREWKDGFEDIKVKFFGDGQGQPELERSEQTATVEKRPVPKVIVQTPTPDESDVLRHNADFTSLSNDEICKYIDRSFAFWKEKEAEIFDFEE